From the Salmo trutta unplaced genomic scaffold, fSalTru1.1, whole genome shotgun sequence genome, one window contains:
- the LOC115187321 gene encoding transforming growth factor beta activator LRRC32 isoform X1, giving the protein MIRPTATTFSLVLLLVLLLYCSLSHSLMQFNTVTGRLHDDQQETTSWRFRNLSSVPEGLDVRLRKLDVSNNVIKHINSQSLGLPSLLRLDLSYNQLEIISEGAFRDVVQLQELNLARNALNQNVASNSRALGSLHRLRRLDISMNGLDDDTAAIYLRDKSILEHLDLMGNVLTRLTTKLFAESLSVRSIRIENNLITAIEEGTFEPLKKLKILNLARNNLVYICDFKLHQVKLLNLSRNSIEFFVTREDGHPYELEILDLSFNNLIYFPMVPKTNRLRYLHLQSNMVGTLETDTLISEADSLYRELTSEDEVNYAADNNIYSNWKLMPLVYMDLSSNHFRSLPVETLSHLTSLVTLNLSQNCLQDISYNTTKCCSNHVGGYQQPSLTFPSLRYLDLQNNGLRQLSTFFLEALPIIETLNLKENSVRPCDPKDQLGPSQTMRVSPNNMSSCVSFWNIKTLRSLDLQDNGIKTLHRNTFERTPLVSLNLASNVDIILDIGALEGLQSSLQSLSISGNNMATSALSLPCLKELRRLNMSNNNVDVLTSIIGCSPLMELDVRNNSLTSMNESLVDRLSQCLDVLYVSGNSFNCCDTKWLKALNKEKVKIPDLDHAVCISVNGTLLTGLLRNHSLHCSLELSPKITEPNLGQIIIIILFVSTVLIILLVFVKKVCCNTGSFIV; this is encoded by the exons atGATCAGACCCACAGCTACCACATTCAGCTTAGTGCTACTGCTAGTCCTACTGctgtactgctctctgtctcacaGTCTCATGCAGTTCAACACTGTGACTGGAAGGCTACATGATGACCAACAG GAGACAACTTCCTGGCGGTTCAGGAACCTATCATCTGTTCCTGAGGGGTTGGACGTGAGGCTGAGGAAGCTGGATGTGTCCAACAACGTTATAAAACATATAAACAGCCAGAGTCTGGGTCTTCCATCCCTACTGAGACTGGACCTCAGCTACAACCAGCTGGAGATCATATCTGAAGGGGCTTTCAGAGACGTGGTCCAGCTTCAAGAGCTGAACTTGGCCAGGAATGCATTGAACCAAAATGTGGCCAGTAACAGCCGAGCTCTTGGGTCTCTCCACAGACTGAGGAGGTTGGATATCTCTATGAACGGTCTCGATGATGACACGGCAGCAATTTACCTTCGTGACAAATCAATTCTAGAACACCTAGATCTCATGGGCAACGTTTTGACGCGACTCACGACCAAGCTGTTTGCAGAGAGCCTGAGCGTGAGAAGCATTCGCATCGAGAACAATCTGATCACAGCAATAGAGGAGGGAACGTTTGAACCGTTGAAGAAACTCAAGATCTTAAATTTAGCCAGAAATAATCTAGTCTACATCTGTGATTTTAAACTCCATCAGGTGAAACTCTTGAATCTTAGCAGGAATTCCATAGAGTTCTTTGTCACCCGTGAGGACGGTCACCCATACGAGCTGGAGATCTTAGATCTGAGCTTCAACAACCTCATCTATTTCCCCATGGTTCCCAAGACCAACAGGTTGAGATACCTCCACCTACAGAGCAACATGGTGGGGACCTTAGAGACAGACACCCTAATATCAGAGGCAGACTCTCTGTACAGAGAACTAACAAGTGAAGATGAGGTAAATTATGCTGCAGACAACAACATATACTCTAACTGGAAACTGATGCCGTTAGTTTACATGGACCTCAGTAGTAACCACTTCAGGTCTCTACCTGTGGAGACTCTGAGCCATCTGACGTCTTTGGTGACACTGAACCTCAGCCAGAACTGTCTACAGGACATCAgctataacacaacaaagtgCTGCAGCAACCATGTTGGAGGCTACCAGCAACCTTCCTTGACCTTTCCGTCCCTACGCTACCTCGACCTGCAGAACAACGGCCTTCGACAACTCTCCACCTTCTTCCTGGAAGCCCTACCAATCATAGAGACATTAAACCTGAAGGAGAACTCTGTGAGGCCTTGTGATCCAAAGGACCAACTGGGACCATCTCAGACAATGAGAGTTAGTCCTAATAATATGTCCTCCTGTGTTTCCTTCTGGAATATCAAAACTCTGAGAAGTCTAGATCTCCAAGACAACGGGATCAAAACACTCCATCGGAACACATTCGAAAGAACCCCTTTGGTTTCTCTCAACCTGGCCAGCAATGTAGATATAATCTTGGATATTGGCGCTCTAGAAGGGTTGCAGAGTAGTCTCCAGTCTCTGAGTATCAGTGGGAACAACATGGCAACCTCTGCCTTGTCTCTGCCTTGTCTGAAAGAATTGAGACGACTCAACATGTCCAACAACAATGTAGATGTCCTCACGAGCATCATCGGCTGTTCTCCTTTGATGGAACTTGACGTGAGAAATAACAGTCTAACGTCTATGAATGAATCTTTGGTTGATCGTTTGTCTCAATGTCTTGATGTGTTGTATGTCAGTGGCAACTCTTTCAACTGCTGTGACACCAAATGGCTAAAAGCCCTAAACAAAGAGAAAGTGAAGATTCCGGACCTTGACCatgctgtgtgtatcagtgtcAACGGTACTCTGTTGACTGGCCTTCTGCGTAACCATTCACTGCACTGTTCATTGGAACTTAGCCCAAAAATAACAGAACCAAACCTTgggcaaataataataataattttgtttgtgtctacagtattGATAATATTACTTGTATTTGTGAAGAAGGTTTGTTGCAACACAGGGTCATTCATTGTATAA